The following coding sequences lie in one Synechococcus sp. PCC 7336 genomic window:
- a CDS encoding Tfp pilus assembly protein FimT/FimU, giving the protein MLTVFKRCKLPSACRWKSSEGRGVTMLELMAVAAIVSITTAIAGFSMYNLRNPLEASAREMTSQFKLARARAMSSTSAYRLLPTSGTQISAQYAISCDADSADWTNDNQLTIDLSNPVSVTTGWTLCFNSRGTVSTLPAGDSPIVLTNSESGGGTAEIIVFLGGSVEAVYSD; this is encoded by the coding sequence ATGTTAACTGTTTTCAAACGGTGTAAGTTGCCTTCCGCTTGTCGCTGGAAATCTAGCGAAGGTAGGGGAGTAACGATGTTGGAACTGATGGCAGTTGCAGCAATCGTCAGTATTACGACCGCTATCGCGGGCTTCAGCATGTATAACCTGCGGAACCCGCTGGAGGCTTCTGCCCGCGAAATGACGAGCCAGTTTAAGCTGGCTCGCGCCCGCGCGATGTCTTCAACCTCGGCTTACCGCCTCTTACCCACTTCGGGAACGCAAATTTCCGCTCAATATGCGATCTCTTGCGATGCTGACTCAGCTGATTGGACCAATGACAATCAGCTAACGATCGACTTGAGCAACCCTGTCAGTGTCACGACAGGTTGGACACTTTGCTTCAACAGCAGAGGAACTGTGAGTACTCTGCCTGCGGGAGATAGTCCGATTGTTCTGACTAATTCTGAATCAGGAGGAGGAACAGCAGAGATTATTGTCTTTTTGGGGGGCTCGGTTGAAGCCGTGTACTCAGATTGA
- the psbD gene encoding photosystem II D2 protein (photosystem q(a) protein), which yields MTIAMGRGQVSRGWFDIMDDWLKRDRFVFVGWSGLLLFPCAFLSIGGWLTGTTFVTSWYTHGLASSYLEGANFLTVAVSTPAESMGHSLLLLWGPEAQGDFTRWCQIGGLWTFVALHGAFALIGFMLRQFEVARLVGIRPYNAIAFSAPIAVFVSVFLMYPLGQAGWFFAPSFGVAAIFRFLLFLQGFHNWTLNPFHMMGVAGVLGGALLCAIHGATVENTLYEDEDSANTFRAFEPTQAEETYSMVTANRFWSQIFGIAFSNKRWLHFFMLFVPVMGLWMASIGIVGVALNLRAYDFVSQEIRAAEDPEFETFYTKNILLNEGIRAWMAPQDQPQRNYVFPEEVLPRGNAL from the coding sequence ATGACCATTGCAATGGGTCGCGGTCAAGTCAGCCGGGGCTGGTTCGACATCATGGACGACTGGCTCAAGCGGGACCGCTTCGTTTTCGTAGGCTGGTCCGGCTTGCTGCTTTTTCCCTGTGCGTTCCTGTCCATCGGCGGTTGGCTGACCGGTACAACGTTTGTAACTTCTTGGTACACCCACGGATTGGCGAGCTCCTATCTCGAAGGGGCGAACTTCCTGACGGTGGCCGTCTCCACCCCGGCTGAAAGCATGGGTCACTCCCTGCTGCTGCTGTGGGGCCCCGAAGCCCAAGGGGACTTCACCCGCTGGTGCCAAATCGGCGGTCTGTGGACCTTCGTCGCCTTGCACGGTGCTTTTGCCCTGATCGGCTTCATGCTGCGTCAGTTCGAGGTGGCTCGTTTGGTGGGGATTCGTCCCTATAACGCGATCGCCTTCTCCGCGCCGATTGCGGTGTTTGTGTCGGTGTTTTTGATGTACCCCTTGGGGCAAGCGGGCTGGTTTTTTGCCCCCAGCTTTGGGGTGGCGGCAATTTTCCGCTTCTTGCTGTTTTTGCAAGGGTTCCACAACTGGACGCTCAATCCCTTCCACATGATGGGGGTGGCCGGCGTGCTGGGGGGTGCGCTGCTGTGTGCCATTCACGGCGCGACGGTGGAGAACACCTTGTACGAAGATGAAGATTCGGCCAACACCTTCCGCGCCTTCGAGCCCACGCAGGCGGAAGAGACCTACTCGATGGTGACGGCGAACCGATTCTGGAGTCAGATTTTCGGGATTGCCTTTTCCAACAAGCGCTGGCTGCACTTTTTCATGCTGTTTGTGCCGGTGATGGGGTTGTGGATGGCGTCGATTGGCATTGTGGGTGTGGCCTTGAATCTGCGGGCATACGACTTTGTCAGCCAGGAGATTCGGGCGGCGGAAGACCCCGAGTTCGAGACGTTCTACACCAAGAACATCCTGCTCAATGAAGGGATTCGCGCTTGGATGGCTCCTCAGGACCAGCCTCAGCGCAACTATGTTTTCCCCGAAGAGGTTCTGCCTCGCGGTAACGCTCTGTAA
- the panB gene encoding 3-methyl-2-oxobutanoate hydroxymethyltransferase: protein MAKIQIHHFVQSKQARRRLVALTAADYTIAQLLDRSEIDLVLVGDSLAMTALGYANTLPLTLDELIHHCAAVERAVERAFLVADLPFLTYQVSREQALYSAGRLLKEAGAAAVKLEGGYPAMAETVAALVEAGIPVMGHIGLTPQAVHQMGGFRQQGTTREAADRLLHEAKDLQQAGIFALVLEHIPADLARSISEQLVVPTFGIGAGEGCDGQILVTHDLLGLTERMPPFAKSYVNLREIVAEAIAQFCDEVRTGQFPLGDRES, encoded by the coding sequence ATGGCCAAAATTCAGATTCACCATTTTGTGCAGTCCAAACAGGCTCGGCGGCGGCTAGTTGCTTTGACAGCAGCCGACTACACGATCGCCCAGCTCCTCGATCGGAGCGAGATCGATCTCGTGTTGGTGGGAGACAGTCTGGCCATGACGGCATTGGGATATGCCAATACTCTGCCGCTGACACTAGATGAATTAATCCACCACTGTGCTGCAGTCGAGCGGGCGGTCGAGCGGGCCTTTTTAGTGGCCGATCTGCCATTTTTGACCTACCAAGTCAGCCGCGAACAGGCCCTATATTCAGCAGGACGATTGCTCAAAGAAGCAGGGGCTGCCGCCGTCAAGCTGGAAGGGGGCTATCCGGCAATGGCGGAGACTGTGGCGGCGTTAGTAGAGGCGGGAATCCCGGTCATGGGCCATATTGGCTTGACGCCACAGGCGGTGCATCAAATGGGTGGCTTTCGGCAACAAGGCACCACTCGCGAGGCGGCCGATCGCCTCCTGCACGAAGCTAAAGACTTGCAGCAAGCCGGCATCTTTGCTCTCGTTCTGGAACATATCCCGGCAGATCTAGCCCGATCGATCTCCGAACAACTGGTGGTGCCGACCTTCGGTATCGGTGCTGGTGAGGGGTGTGACGGCCAAATTTTAGTAACTCACGACCTCTTGGGCTTAACCGAACGCATGCCCCCCTTTGCCAAATCCTATGTCAACCTGCGAGAGATCGTCGCTGAGGCGATCGCCCAATTTTGCGATGAGGTCAGAACGGGCCAGTTTCCGCTAGGGGATCGCGAGTCTTAA
- a CDS encoding transaldolase, with product MPTLLDRLKEVTVVVADTGDIQAIEQFTPRDATTNPSLIGAAAQMPEYREIVDDTLKQASAELGADASPADVVALAFDRLAVAFGLKILQIVPGRVSTEVDARLSYDTEATLEKARFLISAYEAAGVSRDRILIKIASTWEGIRAAEILETEGIHCNLTLLFGLHQAVACAEAGVTLISPFVGRILDWHKKDTGRDSYPSTEDPGVLSVTEIYNYYKKFGYATEVMGASFRNIGEICELAGCDLLTISPKLLEQLRSTQAELPRKLDPALAAEAEIEKIPMDKANFDRMHADNRMASEKLAEGIKGFSKALEVLEELLKVRLTRLEEERDAVSHAAQDLFLVYDMDEDGFITREEWGGTDAVFDAFDVDGDGKVAPAEIAAGLGAALPLNLFEQSASATPVH from the coding sequence ATGCCTACGTTACTGGATCGACTCAAAGAGGTCACCGTCGTTGTCGCCGATACGGGCGACATACAGGCGATCGAACAGTTCACGCCACGGGATGCCACCACTAACCCGTCTCTGATTGGTGCAGCGGCTCAGATGCCCGAGTATCGCGAGATTGTGGACGACACCCTCAAACAGGCCAGCGCCGAACTGGGGGCCGATGCCTCGCCCGCCGATGTGGTTGCCCTCGCGTTCGATCGCCTTGCGGTGGCATTCGGCCTCAAAATTTTGCAGATTGTGCCGGGGCGCGTCTCGACAGAAGTGGATGCGCGGCTGTCTTACGACACAGAAGCCACCCTCGAGAAAGCTCGGTTTTTGATTTCTGCCTACGAAGCAGCAGGAGTCTCCCGCGATCGCATCTTAATTAAGATAGCCTCCACCTGGGAGGGCATCCGCGCCGCCGAAATTTTGGAAACAGAAGGCATCCATTGCAACTTAACTCTCCTGTTTGGCCTCCATCAGGCGGTGGCTTGCGCCGAAGCAGGGGTAACGCTAATTTCGCCATTTGTGGGCCGCATTTTAGATTGGCATAAGAAGGATACAGGGCGAGACAGCTATCCCTCCACAGAAGATCCTGGCGTACTGTCGGTAACCGAGATCTACAACTATTACAAGAAATTTGGCTATGCCACTGAAGTGATGGGGGCGAGCTTTAGGAATATTGGCGAGATTTGCGAACTGGCCGGATGCGACCTGCTGACCATTTCGCCGAAGTTGTTGGAGCAATTGCGATCGACGCAAGCGGAGTTGCCCCGCAAACTGGACCCGGCGTTAGCCGCAGAGGCCGAGATCGAGAAGATCCCGATGGATAAAGCGAACTTCGACCGCATGCACGCTGACAATCGAATGGCGTCAGAGAAATTGGCTGAAGGGATTAAAGGGTTTTCTAAAGCACTGGAAGTTTTGGAAGAGCTCTTGAAGGTGCGGCTAACTCGTTTAGAAGAGGAACGAGACGCGGTCAGCCATGCCGCACAGGATCTCTTTCTGGTTTATGACATGGACGAAGATGGGTTTATTACCCGCGAAGAATGGGGCGGGACCGATGCCGTGTTTGACGCCTTCGATGTGGATGGCGACGGGAAAGTGGCTCCTGCAGAAATCGCAGCGGGCTTGGGAGCTGCTCTACCTCTCAACCTGTTCGAGCAATCGGCAAGTGCCACTCCCGTGCATTGA
- a CDS encoding YeeE/YedE family protein: MKQKAIALISGLLFGFGLGLSQMIDRERVLGFLDIAGVWDPTLLFVLGGAVGVTLVAFRFVLRLPQPWFGDRFFLPTKTAIDRPLLVGAALFGIGWGIAGYCPGPGITALTLGMWNPAIFVLSAIAGSLTYRWISTRPHSPTQPPPSQSSTSASR; the protein is encoded by the coding sequence GTGAAACAGAAAGCGATCGCATTGATATCCGGCCTCTTGTTCGGCTTCGGACTGGGTCTGTCTCAGATGATTGACCGCGAGCGGGTGCTGGGCTTTCTAGACATTGCCGGAGTGTGGGACCCAACTCTCCTGTTCGTGCTGGGTGGAGCGGTGGGAGTCACGCTTGTTGCCTTTCGCTTCGTCCTTCGCCTGCCCCAGCCGTGGTTTGGCGATCGCTTTTTCTTGCCGACTAAAACTGCGATCGATCGCCCCTTGCTCGTCGGGGCGGCACTGTTTGGCATTGGCTGGGGCATCGCAGGCTATTGCCCCGGCCCCGGCATTACCGCTCTAACATTGGGGATGTGGAATCCGGCCATCTTCGTGCTATCGGCGATCGCCGGTTCTCTCACCTATCGATGGATATCCACTCGTCCCCATTCGCCCACTCAACCCCCACCCAGCCAATCGTCAACCTCTGCTTCGCGCTAG
- a CDS encoding SagB/ThcOx family dehydrogenase, which translates to MFAISPHYHEFTKYAPETLAQQSRQLDWDNQPEPFKTYPIGQRLELKPHLALNPEVGERGRRLLQRISRLLLMSYGVTARIPQADRQLYLRTAPSAGGLYPAELYLLSRGLEQLPAGIYNYQVRDHSLWRFWDECNWVQLQRACFYHPMVEYSQIVLVATAIFFRSAWRYEDRAYRRVCLDTGHLLGNIELAANMTGFRIATIGEYRDRDIERLLSLEGREEAPLLVLPLQDLLQAPMVTRYRLQWEGERPKPAPTPPDIQRGEWLSYLHEHTRIEASDLNPRIWSPLPPLPHEQVEPSHGDDRPDLKPNGDKYNFPFCDRIETETDSIQWGEMLQALAEIMLTRRSTRQFTGEGISQQELLQLLDFSYHCEHYRPQGLDPLPDSLDLSLVETFVAIDRVSGLDPGCYYYAPQAQELRQIRFKSFRQELHYLCLGQDLGRDAAAIVFHTADLDRAIARYGDRSYRYLHLDAGRLGQRLNLAAVQLGLGVSGIAGFFDNLVNEVLGIPAEEAVLYLTAIGQPRSPDA; encoded by the coding sequence GTGTTTGCCATTAGCCCGCACTATCACGAATTCACCAAGTACGCACCTGAAACATTGGCGCAGCAGAGTCGCCAGTTAGATTGGGATAACCAGCCCGAGCCGTTCAAAACCTATCCCATCGGCCAGCGATTGGAACTCAAGCCCCATCTCGCCCTCAATCCAGAGGTTGGCGAGCGGGGGCGAAGACTGTTACAGCGTATCTCTCGACTGCTGCTAATGAGCTATGGGGTGACGGCTCGAATTCCTCAAGCCGATCGCCAGCTCTATCTCAGAACGGCACCGTCAGCAGGGGGTCTCTATCCTGCCGAACTGTATCTCCTGTCTCGCGGTCTGGAGCAGTTACCTGCCGGTATCTATAACTATCAAGTGCGAGATCATTCCCTGTGGCGCTTTTGGGATGAGTGTAATTGGGTGCAACTGCAGCGCGCCTGTTTCTACCATCCGATGGTGGAGTACAGCCAAATTGTGCTAGTTGCCACGGCCATCTTTTTTCGCTCTGCATGGCGATACGAAGATCGCGCCTACCGTCGCGTCTGTTTGGATACGGGTCACCTGCTCGGCAATATTGAGTTGGCGGCCAACATGACGGGCTTTCGCATCGCCACCATCGGGGAATATCGCGATCGCGATATCGAACGACTGCTTTCCCTCGAAGGGCGCGAAGAAGCGCCCCTGTTGGTACTGCCCCTTCAGGATCTGCTGCAGGCTCCGATGGTGACTCGCTATCGCCTCCAGTGGGAGGGGGAGCGCCCCAAACCCGCTCCGACCCCCCCCGATATCCAGCGGGGAGAATGGCTGTCGTACCTGCACGAACACACCCGCATTGAAGCATCCGATCTGAACCCACGCATCTGGAGCCCCCTCCCCCCGCTGCCCCACGAGCAAGTGGAGCCCAGTCACGGGGATGACAGGCCCGACCTCAAACCCAACGGCGACAAATACAATTTTCCCTTTTGCGATCGCATCGAGACTGAAACAGACAGCATTCAGTGGGGGGAGATGCTGCAGGCTCTGGCGGAAATTATGTTGACGAGGCGATCGACTCGACAGTTCACAGGAGAAGGTATCTCTCAGCAAGAACTCTTGCAATTACTGGACTTCAGCTACCATTGCGAACACTATCGCCCGCAGGGTCTCGATCCGCTGCCAGACTCTTTAGACCTCTCGCTGGTGGAAACATTTGTGGCGATCGATCGCGTCTCGGGACTCGATCCGGGGTGCTACTACTATGCCCCTCAAGCTCAGGAACTGCGTCAAATTCGCTTCAAATCCTTTCGCCAAGAATTGCACTATCTCTGTTTGGGGCAAGACTTGGGTCGAGATGCAGCGGCGATCGTGTTCCACACTGCCGATCTCGATCGCGCCATTGCTCGGTACGGCGATCGCAGCTATCGCTATCTCCATCTCGATGCTGGGCGGCTGGGGCAACGGCTCAACTTAGCTGCCGTCCAGTTAGGCTTGGGGGTCAGTGGAATTGCAGGATTTTTCGACAACCTCGTCAACGAGGTTCTGGGGATACCGGCTGAAGAAGCGGTTCTCTATCTAACTGCCATCGGCCAGCCGCGATCGCCCGATGCTTAG
- a CDS encoding calcium/sodium antiporter, which translates to MSILWVAIGFALLVAGGEGVVRGAASLARKLSISPLIIGLTVVAFGTSSPELGVSILAGLQGKDELAIANVVGSNIFNVLVAIGVPAAITSIKTSMSLLSRELPILFTVTIVATALARIGNQLNRPEAAVLCLGLISFISYSYWAARAEPDQIVEEYDEGIGPETPTGRSLFMVAGGIVLLMLGARLVVLGASTIAAALGVSQTIIGLTVVATGTSLPELMTSTVAAIKGEGDIAIGNALGSNIFNLLGILGIAGLIHPLQVAPDLARFDLPWMVLTTLLLFPLVMTNKQISRLEGTVMILLYVGYALWLIVRAFA; encoded by the coding sequence GTGAGCATTCTGTGGGTGGCGATTGGCTTTGCTCTCTTGGTGGCGGGAGGGGAAGGGGTCGTGCGGGGTGCTGCTAGTTTGGCGCGCAAACTCTCGATTTCGCCCCTGATCATTGGGTTGACGGTGGTGGCCTTTGGCACTTCTTCGCCCGAACTAGGGGTCAGTATTTTGGCAGGACTGCAGGGGAAAGACGAGTTGGCGATCGCCAATGTCGTGGGCAGCAATATTTTTAATGTGCTCGTGGCGATCGGTGTCCCCGCTGCCATTACATCCATCAAAACCTCCATGAGTTTGCTATCGCGAGAATTACCAATTCTATTTACCGTGACCATCGTGGCGACGGCTCTGGCACGGATCGGCAACCAACTCAATCGCCCCGAAGCCGCTGTCTTGTGTTTGGGACTGATCTCGTTTATTAGCTATAGCTACTGGGCCGCCCGCGCCGAACCCGACCAAATTGTCGAGGAATACGACGAAGGCATTGGCCCCGAAACCCCCACGGGGCGATCGCTATTCATGGTGGCAGGAGGAATAGTTCTCTTAATGCTGGGGGCTCGTTTGGTGGTATTGGGAGCTTCGACGATCGCCGCCGCCTTGGGGGTGTCCCAAACCATTATTGGCTTGACCGTGGTGGCGACAGGAACCTCCTTGCCGGAGTTGATGACTTCAACGGTAGCAGCGATCAAAGGGGAGGGCGATATTGCGATCGGCAATGCTCTGGGCAGTAATATTTTTAATCTCTTGGGGATTTTGGGCATCGCCGGACTGATTCACCCCCTACAGGTGGCCCCCGATCTGGCCCGGTTTGATTTGCCCTGGATGGTGCTCACCACATTGCTGTTATTCCCTCTGGTCATGACCAACAAGCAAATTTCCCGCCTGGAAGGAACGGTCATGATTTTGCTGTATGTGGGATATGCCCTGTGGCTGATCGTGCGGGCTTTCGCTTAA
- a CDS encoding MBL fold metallo-hydrolase has protein sequence MLFRQMFDRETCTYTYLIADPNAKTAVLVDPVLEQVERDLQLLKELALTLLYCLETHIHADHITGTDRLRQTTGCQGCVPAGASAACADRHISDGEVLTVGAIAIEAISTPGHTDSHLAYRVNGERLLTGDALFVRGCGRTDFQSGDAGILYDSVTQRLFALPEETVVYPGHDYRGHTCSTIGEEKRWNPRFAGRTRSGFIDFMGQLDLPHPKKMMEAVPANELCGNLAVTA, from the coding sequence ATGTTATTTCGTCAAATGTTCGATCGCGAAACCTGTACCTATACTTATCTAATTGCCGACCCCAATGCTAAAACTGCGGTGTTGGTCGATCCGGTGTTAGAGCAGGTGGAGCGGGATCTCCAACTCTTAAAAGAGCTGGCACTAACACTGCTTTACTGTCTGGAAACTCACATTCACGCCGATCACATCACCGGCACCGATCGCCTGCGCCAAACCACAGGTTGCCAGGGGTGCGTGCCTGCAGGAGCCAGTGCCGCTTGCGCCGATCGCCACATTTCAGATGGCGAAGTGTTAACTGTGGGAGCGATCGCGATTGAGGCGATCTCGACTCCCGGCCACACCGACAGCCATTTAGCTTATCGGGTGAATGGAGAGCGCCTGCTGACCGGAGATGCGTTGTTTGTGCGGGGATGCGGTCGCACCGATTTCCAAAGTGGCGATGCGGGCATTCTCTACGATTCGGTGACGCAGCGGCTGTTTGCATTGCCCGAGGAGACCGTCGTTTATCCGGGCCACGACTATCGCGGCCACACTTGCTCCACGATCGGCGAAGAAAAACGCTGGAACCCCCGCTTTGCCGGACGCACGCGCTCGGGCTTCATCGACTTCATGGGGCAGCTCGACTTACCTCACCCCAAAAAGATGATGGAGGCAGTCCCGGCAAACGAACTGTGTGGAAATTTGGCTGTCACGGCGTAA
- a CDS encoding prepilin-type N-terminal cleavage/methylation domain-containing protein translates to MKSLSKLAPIAKQTLLQSGYTLVELLVGLVVASTTLGLAFTVVFFNRNLYVKDNARINTNQNLRTSLDIIGSDIRQAGEYITDRNFPVLIVQNDPMNGDTLTLRRGLEDTILPVCINVSNGTSNIAIAIPNPVQDECSRVARDADPTEIWPDNIYAWQNLRSSLSGNQARAFIFDVDNSPIDGEYFIYSGEVRNPESTPANPDTPSTYSITSTTSGWTNSYSTGGTELPSLALLEERKFYLDGNNLVLEITDTEETSGVQPVAGNVTDFQVTVTMQDGTVVNQFSPGDNWSKIASVDVTLSGETSYSATESIEQTLTSSFLPRNVLSFILN, encoded by the coding sequence ATGAAGTCGCTCTCTAAATTAGCTCCGATTGCAAAGCAAACTCTGCTGCAAAGTGGCTACACTCTGGTGGAATTGTTAGTGGGTTTGGTTGTCGCTTCAACTACCCTGGGTCTTGCATTTACAGTTGTCTTTTTCAATCGAAATCTCTACGTGAAAGACAATGCCAGAATCAATACCAATCAAAATCTCAGAACATCGCTAGACATCATTGGTTCCGACATTCGACAAGCGGGTGAGTATATCACCGATCGCAACTTTCCCGTGTTAATCGTGCAAAACGATCCGATGAATGGAGATACACTAACACTTCGTCGCGGTCTAGAAGACACGATTCTACCCGTATGCATTAATGTTTCGAATGGCACGAGCAATATTGCGATCGCAATTCCCAACCCAGTCCAAGATGAGTGCAGTCGTGTCGCTCGCGATGCAGACCCGACAGAAATTTGGCCGGATAACATCTATGCCTGGCAAAACCTGCGTTCGAGCCTGTCTGGAAACCAAGCAAGAGCATTCATTTTTGATGTCGATAATAGCCCTATCGATGGGGAGTATTTTATTTATTCCGGTGAGGTCAGAAATCCTGAATCTACTCCGGCAAATCCAGACACTCCATCGACTTACTCCATTACCAGCACCACCAGTGGTTGGACGAATAGCTATTCGACTGGCGGTACCGAACTACCTTCTTTAGCTTTGTTAGAAGAGCGAAAATTTTATCTCGATGGCAACAATTTAGTCCTCGAAATAACTGATACAGAGGAGACTAGCGGCGTTCAGCCCGTGGCTGGTAACGTTACTGACTTTCAGGTTACAGTCACGATGCAAGACGGTACTGTCGTGAATCAGTTCAGTCCGGGGGATAATTGGTCGAAAATTGCCTCAGTCGATGTCACGCTTTCTGGCGAAACTTCTTATTCTGCCACTGAATCTATCGAGCAGACATTGACGTCAAGTTTCTTGCCAAGGAACGTCCTATCTTTTATCTTAAATTAA
- a CDS encoding type II secretion system protein, producing MFSKAKFNQLYLQSQRARRGSSLVEVMVATVILLLALTGVSNGFMVFSLQNRKSELSGDAVASARQVLDRLRLATVENLPNGGDRQICNPDNNYVCVDFNANLQQQGSVIVTYCPNVNPSYCSASEPKTRHILIDVLDNNGNGGLDVVFSTETVFSDLRDL from the coding sequence GTGTTTTCTAAAGCTAAATTCAACCAGTTATATCTACAGAGCCAGCGAGCTAGACGCGGTTCTAGCTTGGTAGAAGTGATGGTTGCCACAGTCATTCTGCTACTCGCATTAACTGGAGTATCGAATGGATTTATGGTATTTTCCCTGCAAAATCGAAAGTCTGAACTGAGTGGCGATGCCGTTGCATCTGCGCGGCAAGTTTTGGATAGACTGCGTCTCGCAACAGTTGAAAACTTACCCAATGGCGGCGATCGCCAAATCTGCAACCCAGATAATAACTACGTATGCGTAGACTTCAACGCGAATTTACAACAGCAGGGGTCTGTCATTGTTACTTATTGCCCTAATGTCAATCCCAGTTATTGCAGTGCTAGCGAACCTAAAACTCGCCACATCTTGATAGATGTTTTGGATAACAATGGTAATGGCGGGCTCGATGTTGTTTTCTCGACTGAAACAGTGTTTTCCGATCTGCGAGATTTGTAA
- the trpD gene encoding anthranilate phosphoribosyltransferase, protein MTATAPTADLWPQVLQQLLDGESLSERQAEQLMNGWLAGQVADAMSGALLAALQAKGVTAAELAGMARVLQRASKGDPLDLPVLVDTCGTGGDGAGTFNISTAVAFAVAAAGIPVAKHGNRSASSKVGSADVLEALGVNLQAPGDRIRAAVEAVGITFLFAPGWHPAMKAVVPYRKTLKVRTIFNLLGPLVNPLGPTGQVVGVYSPKLVMTIAEALQLLGCQRAIALHGREGLDEAGLGAPTDLALLAGGAVTTAAIDPQALGLTPATLADLKGGEVEHNAAILRAVLQGKATAPQTQVVALNTALALWVAGVVENWGEGIERAQAILASGAAWQKLTVLVDFLKG, encoded by the coding sequence ATGACCGCCACTGCCCCAACCGCCGATCTTTGGCCTCAAGTGCTGCAGCAGTTGTTAGATGGCGAGTCGCTATCCGAGAGGCAGGCGGAGCAGTTAATGAATGGCTGGCTGGCCGGCCAAGTGGCTGACGCGATGTCGGGGGCGTTATTGGCGGCACTGCAAGCTAAAGGGGTTACTGCCGCGGAATTGGCGGGCATGGCGCGGGTGTTGCAGCGGGCCTCTAAGGGCGATCCACTCGATTTGCCAGTCTTAGTCGATACCTGCGGCACGGGTGGCGATGGAGCCGGGACGTTTAATATCTCGACAGCGGTGGCGTTTGCGGTCGCAGCGGCTGGCATCCCAGTGGCCAAGCACGGCAACCGTTCGGCCTCTAGCAAAGTGGGCTCTGCCGATGTCCTAGAAGCATTGGGGGTGAATTTGCAGGCTCCCGGCGATCGCATTCGGGCGGCAGTAGAAGCGGTCGGCATTACCTTTCTGTTTGCTCCAGGCTGGCACCCGGCCATGAAGGCAGTGGTGCCCTACCGCAAAACCCTGAAGGTGCGCACCATCTTCAATTTGTTAGGACCGCTGGTGAATCCGTTGGGACCCACCGGTCAGGTGGTGGGGGTATACAGCCCCAAGTTGGTGATGACGATCGCCGAAGCATTACAGTTGCTGGGCTGCCAGCGGGCGATCGCCCTCCACGGTCGCGAGGGCTTGGACGAAGCGGGCTTGGGCGCACCCACCGATTTAGCTCTGCTCGCAGGCGGTGCGGTTACGACTGCCGCGATCGATCCGCAGGCGCTGGGATTGACGCCAGCAACGCTTGCCGACTTGAAGGGGGGCGAGGTGGAGCACAATGCGGCCATTCTGCGGGCGGTCTTGCAGGGCAAGGCAACGGCCCCACAGACCCAGGTAGTTGCTCTCAATACAGCTCTAGCCCTATGGGTGGCGGGCGTAGTGGAAAATTGGGGGGAAGGGATCGAGCGAGCGCAGGCGATCTTGGCCAGTGGCGCAGCTTGGCAGAAGTTAACGGTGCTGGTGGACTTTTTGAAGGGCTAG